The nucleotide window TCCGCCACCCGGCCGACGCCAGCCACAGTCTCACCCTCCTCACCGCCGGTGGCCCCTTCCGCTGTAACGCGTGCGGCGCCGACGGCTCCGCGTTCTTCTACCACTGCGGCGAGTGCGACCTCAACCTGCACTGCTCCTGCGCCGCCATGCCGCTGTCTGTGGTCCACGCCGCCCACCTCCACCCTCtcaccctcttcttctttcctcacTACGAGAACAGGGGCTTCTCCTGCGACATCTGCGGGCACCCCGGCTCGTACCAGTGGGTTTACAGCTGCGCCATGTGCGGGTTCGACGCGCACGTCGGGTGCGCGACGGCGGAGGAGGCGCAAGCGAATCCCCCATGGCACGATTCCGAAGGCGGCGGCAGCGCCCCACATTTAGCTCTGCAGAAGATGGAAACCGGCGTGGGTGTTCGTAAGATCGACAAACGCAAAGCAAAGAGGATAGCGAAGAGAGTTGCCGTAACAGTGGGGACGAGCTTAATCTGCACTATCCTATAGAATAATGTGCTTGCGTTTACTTCAACGATCTCAAACCTGCAGCAGTCACAGAGAATTCCTCCTCCCTCCGAATTCCAACAGATCGCTTGTATGTGTTTGCTTCGATCCCACTGACCTATAAGACTTGCTTGTTGTTGGTCGATATCTTTTCCGGCCTGAGAAGGCGAGTTGCAGAATAGTTTATGCGGTCAGTGATCATGATGTGCTTCTTTGTGACTTCATTTTCCATGTGTTTCCTGTTGCACGTCGCGCAGCAAAATCTCACCCAAAAAagagcttctttttcttctcgcCTACGTGCCCCGTCCACGCCGAAGTCTTCGATTCGCATACCAGTGATTGGCGCGGTGAGAGACGGCGATGGAAGCCTACCTCATGTGGAGAAGTTACCATCCTCCGTTCGTTTCCCTTGCCGCAGTAGTTTCTTCTCTCTCCCTGCCTTCTTTTTGTGGAATTGTTGCTCGAATCTTTTTCGATATGCATATATCTTAATGGGGGGAAGTTGTCACGGGGTGTGGAACCGATCGCTGCTGTGGCCTGCAATCCTACCAAATTCCTTGTTTGGTATTTGGTACCCAATCGTTGCTTCCCTTTTGATCTTTTTCACCGATAAAAAGGTGGCCTTTCGTTGGCTTCATGGGAGGGGAGTGAGAGGCGAGGGGAAGAGGGAATCAGGGCCTTTGGGAATGTAGGTGGTACGGACTGGGGTCGCTTTTGGCTTTGGGTCGGGTAGTGGGTACTGAGATCGCTGCTGTAGATGAGCTGCTTTCCTTGTTTCGGCCCTCGCCGGAGGGAAGCGAGCGGTAGAATCAATGACAGCGGTGGCTCCTGATCCGCTTCGACATTCGTCGTCGATTCTTCCTGTGGGTACACTCCTCAAAACTAGATTTTATCATTATTTTGCCGTTTCCTTTTGTTGATTCTAACATTTTGTTTCGCATTCTGGTGATGGCGACAGGAGTACATCTGCAAGAAAATTCACCTTTAGGGATCTCGCAATAGCCACCCAGAACTTTAAGGAAACCAATTTGATCGGGGAAGGAGGCTTCGGAAGGGTTTTCAAAGGGCGGCTTGATTCGGGCCAGGCAAGTTATCTCTATCTTTTCTGGTACTTTAGATTTTGATCTAGCAAGATCATTTGCTCATCAAAAAATTGGACATTGGAGTGCAGGTGGTGGCCATCAAGCAGCTTAAGCACGATGGACCTCAGGGGAGTAAAGAATTCTTGGTGGAGGTTCTCATGCTGATCATGTTGCGGCATCCTAATCTTGCGAGTTTGATTGGATACTCTGCCGAGGGAGATGAGAGGCTGCTAGTTTACGAGTACATGCCCAAGGGCAGCTTGGAAGATCACTTGTTTGGTAAAGCTTATTCTTTATCTTCTTATATTGTTGATCCAATCTCTATTAGATTTGCTTAACTCTAGCATTTGATCGGCAATCATGTTTTAGGATCTGATACTGGTTTGTGTTGGCTGTAGTGGAAGATACTGATAGTCCACTACTAAGCACAGGGGCAGTGCATCAAATAACATTTGCCCCCTTCACATGTTGTGGCCTTGATTGATTCGATGCTCTGGCATATGGTAATGGACTTTCTCCGGGATCTGTACTAAATTATCTGTTGGAAATGACCATAATTTGGAAGGTGGAGCAAAGGGGAATCTTTGGGGGCCAACGTCGTTTCTTCCTAATAATTTCTTAAGCTGGTGGGGCAACCTATCTGCCTCCTTTTGCCTCTCCTTTTGAGAGTTTGACCTTCCCTATTGAGCAACATTATCTCTGCCCTCGGTTTGGGTTAGCGATAAAAGGACAGACTTAGATAAAAAGAAATTACAACCCTTGTTCGAGAGGAATAAAAAATAATGAGATCAAGAAAATGGTTTCATTTTCTTTAGAGTGGACTATTATAGTGATTCAAATGATATTGTTCTAATAGATCTTGAACTATAGTATACTACCAACGCCCAGAATAACATAGTAAAAAAAGAATCTGGTCTGTATCAAATATTTGACTTTCCCTTTAACAGCCTCATATCATTTGTTGGACATGCATAGATGTTACAAGTTTGATGGATTAGATGACTCTCTCTGCATTATTTCTTGTTAGTATATGCCACATTTTGATTGTTTTATTAATTAACTGTTTGAGTTCTTTAAGTTGACTGTTCTCGTTATGTTCTTCACAAATTACTGGTGCTTGTTCATTCAGATCTATCTCCCAACAAACCACCTCTTGATTGGAACAGACTAGTAAATATTGCTCTTGGTGCTGCAAAAGGGCTCACATACTTGCACAATGTTGCAAGCCCACCAGTTATTTTTCGGGACATGAAGTCTGCAAACATATTATTAGATGACGACTTCAACCCTAAGCTCTCTGATTTTGGACTCGCTAAACTTGGTCCTGTCGGTGACAGGACACATGTTTCAACGAGAGTGATGGGCACATATGGCTACTGTGCTCCTGATTACCCGATGAGCGGTAAGCTAACCCTGAAGTCTGATGTATACAGTTTCGATGTGCTGCTTTTGGAGCTGATAACTGGACGACGAGCTTTTGATCCTTCAAGGGCTCGTGCAGAGCGGAATTTAACAATATGGGTATGTCATGTCATTTCATTATATTCTGATTTGCTttgcattttatttctcgttggtATGTCAATTCAATTTATGGTTCCTTCCATGTATCTACACTGTTCAAAGAACATGTTGGTATTGCAATATATGTTGGCAAGTTTGAGGCTTCCTCTTGTTGGAATGCTGACAAAGTCCAATTCCCTTTTCCATCTTAACTTCGAATTGTTGCTAATGACTTACTTGCCTATGTCTTTCTTTCAGTTTCATCCTTTTCTCAATGATCGGAGGAAGTTTTCGCAGTTAGTCGATCCATCTCTAGAAGGACGATATCCACCACGAGCCTTTCATCAGTTGGTTGTCATCGCCTCAATGTGTCTCCAGGAGCAGGCGCATGTTCGGCCCATCATAGCTGATGTCGTCTTTGCTCTAGACCATGTGGCATCTCAGCCCTATGTCCAAGGATCCGACTCCAAGATCATCAAGTCCTCTCCATCCCCCTCTTGAGAACAAGGGTACAGCCTCGAGAGGAGTTTGGCCCAACAATTCACCAAGTTGAGGCGTGGCAAGTCTACAGAAACAACAATATGGATCAAGGGATTGGGTATGGTACATTGCTCATATAACCAACCACATGTAACTGCTGTTTGAACCTTCTCAGGCAATGATCATTAGATATCGGTATCACCTCGTCAAGGATAATTAGCCGATGTAAGAAGCCTTACGACATCGGTTTTGTACAGGTTAAACATGCTTCGTGTTCTCAAATCTGATGCTTATGTAGAACTATGGTATCAGTCGAGATTTGCGAGAATCCGCTGAGATCCATGGATGTTGACATCAAGATCTGTGTGCATCCGGTTTTTGTCGATAACTACTGTGTACATATACATTGTTTTGATTAAGTCTTATAATATGTTGTCGTACGTCAAAACTCTATAATTTCCTTTTAGAAACAATCATAAAACTCTTACAAATGCTTATTAAAATTGTACACAAATAAGAAAATTAAGACCCAAGGAAGAATTAAGTTGAAATTGCTCCATGTACAGAACAGGAGACCCATTTGATCCAATGCTAAAAGATCATCAAACCCCGTAGGTTGAATAAAAGTAATGAGAGTTGAAAGAGTGGCCGTTGACTTAACTTGAGCGACATCAAAGGGTCAACGGGCAGGCATCATACCAATGTTAGGGAAGGAAGCAAGCACTTCTTCCTACACAAATGAAGTCTTTGAATGAGTTGAGTTGACTTCTGTTCAGTCCGAAGGCCATTTTCTTGGAAGGTGGTCACACCCCAGCTGAGGGCTACTTGGATAAGAGTTGAGGGTGTAAATTAGCCCACAAAATCCAATCAAAATAGGTTACTATATATTGTAGGGAACAAATATGTCATAAttgttatatacatacatataactcaaaaaaattataatttatcgtAGTTTTGTAGATGGATTTTGACCAAAAGATGACTTAATATTTCGAGGGATGACAAAAAAATACACTAATAAATGATTAGTTTATTCaataatttataatttgataGCCAATTTTTTGATTGGGCTTAACTAAGTCTACTAGCTGATTGGGTATATTTTGGTAAACAGATCATTCGACAGCAGCACATGTCAATGACAACATTAACGAGAATTTCAGAGGGCACCATAGTGAACCATGGTAGATCGAAAAACTCGGGACGACGTCGTCGAGTACAAGATCATCCCGGGAAACTCGGGACAGAGTCGTCGAGTACGAAGCCACACCGAGAAACTCAGGATGGTGCTGTTAGGTACGAAGCCACTCTGAGAAACTCAAGACGACACCGCACAGCATCATCTCACACCATACAATCGACTCCCATGTATAGGTATAAATATCCACTGCCCGAccagtaagagggggggggacTCGCTCTTATTCTACACTTCTATTCTACTGGGTTTTAACTTAAGTTTCGGAGGGATCAAGTTAGGAAAAACTCCTCCCGATCTTGGCCTAAGTGCATGGGCTGACGACGCAACAGCAGGTGGCTATTCGTGTAACCCTTCTCGACTCGACGTCTATCTTCGTTCTAAAAGTTTTTGCGTGTGCACCCTTAGATATTCGAAGTTGATCTAAACCGTGTTGACTCCTCAACCACGACATAAAGGTGTAAGAACACTAACCATAATAGATTTCCTTAAACTAAATATGATCAAATGATTGATCGGATCCACAAAGACTCCATTAATCTCAACGATTGCTTCATTGACAACTCTTCTCATGTACTAAAATAACAAGGCTTAGTAACATAAATAGATATCATTCtaaaatatatcatatttgaATTATTCTAAATGCATTATTAGAGATAAATCTCGATGTCACGATAAGATTTAGAATCGATTAACGTTGCTATCGAATAACAGCGGATAGCGAGATAAAAAATACACCGACTCGTTCACCGAATCATCCAAAAAGAATGGAGTAATTCCCGTGCTTTTCTTTTTGGGCTTTGTTTGGATTAATGTGGCATGTAGTTGAGGGTAGCAATCAAAGCGGTTGACTGTCTCTGTCCTGACATTAATTCGACATCAACCGCTGAGACAACTGCCAGAGTGCCGAATGGGAAGGAAACTAAAATGTCCGTACGAAATGTGAAAAGTCAACGTTCTTGGAGGATGTCTCCATCCTAATTAAAGAGGGAGGTTTGATGATGTTTTGCGTTTAACTTGTTCTTTTAATCGTCCCAATACACTTGTCATTCTACTAATCCCATCATCGAAAAAATCATCCAATAGCATAGAAAACGACTTCATAGAAAAATTAATTCGTGACTTATGACTGATAagactgtatatatatatatattgacctCTTTCTCGATCAGATTATATATTATTCGTctattttgttatagattttaTAGATTTTAGTCATTATCAAAAGATGTGAAGTGTCTATTGATAATACATAATAAAACAAATTAataatttgtattttatttttctcttcattGCTTGATAAGTCGATTTCAAgccgataataataataacaataacaataattttattattattattattattattagtcaaTTGTTTTACGGTTAGATAAGTCTGTATAACGAgctgattatttattttatttttctgattTATCACTTATACTAACTTAAATTTTAAAAGATAGATATCCTATTTATGCACTTGGCTTGTGCAATTAAACTGTATCGAATTTATCGGACGAATTTTTGTTTGTAATAATTTGCAAAGTAATCCTGAGAATAACTAATTTTTATTGTATTACAAAAAAGAATAATGTCTTGAAAATTTACTCACCCatatgattaaaataaaattatttttttttctaatttaataaaatttgAGGAATAAAATAGATTAAGTCTCTGCATCCTATCTTAATACAATTTAAATTGATCGGATAAGCGTGAATCCTCGAGAAACTCAACATGCTACcatctaaacaagaagaaaggaaggtGAAGGATAACTGAAAGTCCATAAACAATGATGGAGAAATAAATGATCTTATCGTCAATCGATCGATAAGCCCATAAGATAATGAGTGATGATAGAAGCTCATATCGATTATTTATCCAAATGCCATTCGATTCCAACAAGCTAACTACTATTTGTAATGCACAACATTAATAGTTGCCTTTCTATGCGTCCAACCTAATTTCCTAATTAGTAGACCGATAATAGCAATTACTCTCTACCTGATCACGGGGATCGGAAGGGCCCAACGCCCTTTAAGATTCGTGCTGCGTTGGTGTGGGGTCCGGAGATCGTGGAGTCGAGGGGAGCAGCGGTTGCGTGTCGTTTGCGGCTCGCAGTTATGCTTGCCAGCCGAGAAGGGGAATGAGATGTGACGTCTGCGTACGGCCACCGCCAATCACCTCTCTCTGACGTGGCAATGTGCGGCTTGAGAGTTCGATTAAGACGTCCTAGAAATCGATGGAGCCCAATACATTAAAGATTATTCCAATTATGTTGACCCATATATTATTCATCAAACTTAATTAAATTTTGAATAAGATTATGCTTATGGTTTATCTATTTAAATGTAAAGGATGTCAACATTTGAGGGCTGCATACACTATATGAAAATTTACAAGGACGGATATGTAAAAACGCCGGTCTTCTTTGGAAACGAATGGTGTTAATAGTGTTTGTTGGGGGGAAATTGTGCAAAAGTTTGTGAGGGTATATATGCTATTTCTAGATTTACAAGGAAATTTACGTAAAAGTACCTCCTTATTTTAATGCCTCCGGTATTCACACCCCGCGGTAACATTCACGTGAAGGAAGCGGTGATCGTCGGGTGACGTCACTCCGCTTCGTGAGTATATAAGTAGCGGGGACCCCCACCCCCACTCCCCCCACTTCGCCTGTGCTTCCATACTGCGTTCTCCCGCTCGTTGCGTCGTCTTGAGAGCTGAGCGATCCGTTCGCGCGTCGGGCGCCCCACGGCCACGCCGAGGGTAGGCGGAATGGAGCTTCGTCGGTGGGgtttcctcctcctcgtcgcctcCTCGATCCAGGTATACATCGTGTCGTTCGGggccaaaagagagagagagagagagagagaggggaggcggTGGTTTTTTCTCTTCTTGTTCTCTACTTTATCGGAAGGGCTGTTCGAGTTATTGGCTGTCGGGTTTGAACATTCGGATGCatcaagataaagaaaaaaaggagGTAGACCAGGCGGTGATCTTTTGATCTTTATTAGATTTTTTGAACTCTTAACGAGGAACGTACTTGTTCGCTCGTGTGAGTAGAATGTCCTTGCGTTATTGATGCTTTTTCACCCTAAATCAGCGAGTTAATTGGTAACATGTCGGGGGGGAGTTTCAGAATTTCCCAATTCCGGCAAAATTTGGTCCTTTGGGACTACAAGAAGGAGAGGAGGTGGTGATTTTGGAGCTTCTCAATGCAAGAATTGGTCCTTTGGCTTGTGACTCTGTACTTTAGTTGGTTTCGATTTCGGGGGGCGTTCAAATTTGTAGTTGGTTTTAGTTTTATGGACGCTGGAAAGAATttgcctcttttttttttattccttcgACGTTGTAAAGCGCATGAGCCGGAGATTTTACACATTGAATTGAACCTGGAAACGTAATAAATTGTTCCATATGTGGTGGTTGAATGTTTCTGACATGAGGTCCGGTAGTGCCTGCGCTTTACATTGAGGAAATCGATGGCACGGATATAAATGCACTCGGTCAAGTTTGGTTTGTGTAAAGGTCATGGACGTATATGTACTCATATAATTCTGGTGTGGGTGATGTTTGGTTTGTTTTTCACGTTCTTATTGTCGTGCTACTGCATTTAATGCTGAATTTTAGGCGAGGAATGTTGTGTGTCGGATCTGGCCGGAATTTTCGGCCAATGGCATGAACATGACTTTTATGGTCGTCTTTCTTTTACATGCTTATTCT belongs to Musa acuminata AAA Group cultivar baxijiao chromosome BXJ1-11, Cavendish_Baxijiao_AAA, whole genome shotgun sequence and includes:
- the LOC135596489 gene encoding protein VACUOLELESS GAMETOPHYTES-like; translated protein: MGRLGHELVIAHFSHPHPLELTSLHRQPATSCAGCSRDLSDRAYSCKTCGYALDVSCAQMPQRVRHPADASHSLTLLTAGGPFRCNACGADGSAFFYHCGECDLNLHCSCAAMPLSVVHAAHLHPLTLFFFPHYENRGFSCDICGHPGSYQWVYSCAMCGFDAHVGCATAEEAQANPPWHDSEGGGSAPHLALQKMETGVGVRKIDKRKAKRIAKRVAVTVGTSLICTIL